Genomic segment of Pararhodobacter zhoushanensis:
ACAAGGCAGGCGGTTACCCCTTGGCCAACCGCCCGGGCAGCGCCTGCGCCCAGGCGCTGATCGTCCCGGCACCCAGACAGACAACCATGTCACCCGGCTGCGCCTCGGCCCGCACCAGCGCCTCAAGATCTGCCTCGCGCAAAAGCGCGTGGGCGGATTTATGGCCGTGCGCCGTGATCGCCGCGACAAGACTGTCGCGATCCACCCCGGCAATCGGCTCTTCGCCCGCCGAATAGACCTCGGCGATTGCGACGACATCGGCACCATCAAAGCAGGTGGCAAACTCATCAAAAAGCGCGCTCAGCCGCGTGAAGCGGTGCGGCTGATGCACCGCGATCACCCGCCCGGTACCGCCCAGTGCCTGCCGCGCCGCCTTGATAACGGCCGCAATTTCAACCGGATGGTGGCCGTAATCGTCGATCACCGTGACGCCGTTCACCTCCCCGACCCGCGTAAACCGCCGCCCGACCCCGGCGAACCCGGCCAGTGCGGCGCGGATGGCGTCGTCGCTCATCCCCAGATGCAAGCCCACCGCCACCGCGCTCAGCGCGTTCGAGACATTGTGATCACCCGGCATTGGAAGTGTCAGACTTTCAATTTTCCGACATTCTGCACCGTGTCCCAGCGCTACATCAAAGATTGCCTTACCCTTTTCGTACCTCAAACCCTCAGCCCGCACATCCGCGCCGCCATTGAAACCGAAGGTCACGACGTTTCGGTCATGCACCCGCTCAGCCAGAGCTGCCACTTCGGCATGGTCGGTGCACAGCACCGCAAGCCCATAGAACGGAATGCTCTGCACAAAGCGGTCGAACCCGGCGCGCAGAGCGTCGAAACTGCCCCAGTGTTCAAGATGTTCCGGGTCGATGTTGGTCACCACGGCAATCTGCGTCGGCAACAGGTTGAACGAGCCGTCGCTCTCATCCGCCTCGACCACCATCCAGTCACCCGCCCCGGCCCGCGCGTTCGAGCCGTAGGCGTGGATCACCCCGCCATTGACCACCGTCGCGTCAAACCCGCCCGCATCCAGCATCGCCGCCATCATCGTCGTCGTGGTGGTTTTGCCATGCGTGCCCGCAATGGAGATGTTGCGCCGCAACCGCATGAGTTCGGCCAGCATTTCCGCCCGCCGCACCACCGGCAGCCCCAGACGCCGCGCCTCGGCCATCTCGGGATTGCTTTGCTTGATCGCGGTCGAAGCGACGATCACCGCCGCCCCCGCCACATGCGCCGCATCGTGCCCGACATGGATCACCGCGCCCAGACCGGCCAGCCGTTCGGTGATCGCGCTGCCCTTGGCGTCCGATCCCTGCACGGCGAACCCCTCGCCCAGCAGGATTTCGGCGATGCCGGACATGCCGATCCCGCCAATGCCGATGAAATGGATCGGGCCCAGACCCGGCGGAAGCATCAAGCGCGTCATCGGAACTCTCAGTGTTCGGGGGGACCGGCGAGACGCTCGGCCAGATCGGCCAGCGCCATCGCAGCATCAGGCATGCCCAGCCGCGTTGCGGCGCGCGCCATGCGCGCGGCCGCCTGCGGGGTCGTCAGGATCGTCG
This window contains:
- the murC gene encoding UDP-N-acetylmuramate--L-alanine ligase gives rise to the protein MTRLMLPPGLGPIHFIGIGGIGMSGIAEILLGEGFAVQGSDAKGSAITERLAGLGAVIHVGHDAAHVAGAAVIVASTAIKQSNPEMAEARRLGLPVVRRAEMLAELMRLRRNISIAGTHGKTTTTTMMAAMLDAGGFDATVVNGGVIHAYGSNARAGAGDWMVVEADESDGSFNLLPTQIAVVTNIDPEHLEHWGSFDALRAGFDRFVQSIPFYGLAVLCTDHAEVAALAERVHDRNVVTFGFNGGADVRAEGLRYEKGKAIFDVALGHGAECRKIESLTLPMPGDHNVSNALSAVAVGLHLGMSDDAIRAALAGFAGVGRRFTRVGEVNGVTVIDDYGHHPVEIAAVIKAARQALGGTGRVIAVHQPHRFTRLSALFDEFATCFDGADVVAIAEVYSAGEEPIAGVDRDSLVAAITAHGHKSAHALLREADLEALVRAEAQPGDMVVCLGAGTISAWAQALPGRLAKG